The Stigmatella ashevillena genomic sequence GCGAGCCGTGCACAGAGCCGGTCCAGCACGGTCTTGAGAGCGAACTGAAGGGGCTCGAAAGACTCGGCGGGCCACTCCAGCGTCATGCGTTCCTCCAGAAGCTCCTCCAGCACCGCCGCCACGAAGGGCGTGTCATCCCGGCCCTGACAAAGCGTGTGCGCACGCAGGCCTTCAGCGCCTCCTCGCGCCGTCACCGCGCCGACGGGCAGCGCCGCTACTTCACCAAGGGTGCTGAACCCGAGCGCCGTGAAAGGAGCCCGGGAGGGCTCTTCCAGCGCCAGGAGTGGGAGGGAAGCCAGGGCCAGGGCGCTCTCCCCTGCCGCAACGACTTGCAGGGGGCGCGTTCCGTGGCGGGCCAGCGCCTGGCTGGTGAACAGCTCCGAAGCCACCACGGCCCGGCCTCGGTACCCATGGCCTGAGCACACCTCCAGCACCCTCAGGCACAATCCCTCCTCTCCTCCAAAGAGGGGCGCCGCGCTCGCGTCGAACCACAAGCCCTCCGGTGAGGCGAGCTGAAAGGCCGGCGCCACGCACAGCAGGGCCTCTCCCAGCGAGCTCAGCGCCCGCGCCTCATCCTCGGCACGGTAGGCAAAGTGCTGAAGGGCGGGTTCCAGGGCATTCGCGGCCGTCAGCGTCATGCCCGCCCGGGCCCCGGCTTTCAGGGCACTCGTCGAGGCAAAAGCCACCCGCCGCTGGCCACGCACTTCCTCCACCAGCGCGAAGGGTTTGCCCGCAAGCCCCGGCGACTCAATGACCTTCCGCTGCGCTGGAAAGCGCGCGAAGTGCAGATAGCCCCACCGCATGATCCCCGCTCCCTCTCCGACCCCTCAGTTCGAGGCCGGGCCCCCGCCCAGACGGGAGCGAAAGGACGGCATCGCCGCATCCCGTCCCGGGCGCTGCCCCTGGATGCCGCACACCCCGTTGCGGCGCTCCCAAGAGCGCCCCCGGTAGAACTCCGGCATGCTGTCCTCCTCGCCAGGAGGCAGCTCCTCCGCGAGCCGCAGGGCGCCCGCTTCCTCCGTCCCCAGCGCGGGATAGAGCGCGTGCCACGGCAACACGGCCCGGGTTCCCAGACCCCCCTGCCTGCTGCGCACCACTTCCACCGAGAGGTGGTCCGCGCCCTCGGATTCAGTTCGCAGGCGTGTCACGCCATCCGCGGGAGCGCTGGGGGACGAGAGCAGCAGCAAGAGGCTGCCCCCCCGGAAGGCGGCATCCGCCAGCTTCTTGCCCTCCGCCAACGACAGGCGCACACCGGACGCCTTTCCCGGGCCTCCGGCCGCCAGCCCCAGGGAGAGATCCAGCACCACGCAGGCGAAGGCGCCACTCCGGGCGAGCTGAACCGCTGTCCAAGCCAGCTGCGCCGGTGCCTTGGGGCGCACGATGAGCAACCGGGCCAGATCCACCCCCATCGCCGCCGCAGCGGGGGGATAGAGCTCCCTGGGCCCGTCCACCCAGGCGCACAACCGGCGCTCCTGGTGGGCCGCCGCCACCGCGCGCAACGCCAGGCTGGTGCGGCCCGAGGCCATCTCCCCACACAGCTCCAGGGCCTGTCCCAGGGGGAAGCCCCCCGAGGGCAACAGCGCATCGATCTCCTCGACGCCGGTGCGCAGCGTGGCCAGAGAGCTGCGCGGTGCCGCCTGGAGCTGGCGGATCCGCTCGCGCAGTTGCTCCACCACCGCCCCCGTCCGATCCTCCGCTGCCGCGCTCATCACCCCTCCTCCGCATGCGAACCCAGCGCCTACACGCTCGTTCAGTATGCTCGGGGATCTGGCGGGAACCACGAAGGACCCACTGCGGTGGCCTGACTGGGAGTCTCAGGGCCGCGCGATCCAGGCGGGATCACGGGCCTCCGGGGGGGCTGGCCCAACCTTGTACGGTGGATCTCCGCTCAGAACTTTGGAGATCCTCCGTCCGCGCAGGCTACTCCGCGCAAAGCAGCTTCACTTCCACCGCTTGATCATCCGCCTTGCGCAGGCAGTTGCCCAGGAAGAAGAGGCGCGCGGGACGATCCTCGCCGGAGGCGTCGTAGCGCAGATCCCCCCCGGCCACGCTGCACTTCTGAACCGTACCGTCTCCCCGGCTCACCAGCACCTGCGCCAATAACGGATCCGGGATGTTCATCACCTCCACGCTCTGGGAGATGGCGGCCAGCGCCGCAATGGACACCAGCGACTCGCGGTAGTTCGCCTTGCAGATGGAGTCGAGGTTCGCCAGCGTGCTGTTGAAGCGCTCCGCCATGGCCCGCTGGCGGATGCCCGGCCCGTAGGAGGTCGGGCAGTCCACGTTGCGCACGTACGTCGTCCCCTGCGATGTGTCCTTGATCAGCTTCGCCTCTTTGGTGCTCAGCCCCACCGGGCCAATGGTGGCCCACAGCACCTCCCGAGACGCCCCCCGCCCATCCCGCAGCGACTGGAAGATCTGGAAGTACTCGTCCACGGACGTGAGCGTGTCGGCCTGCTCCGAGCAGAGGTCCCGCGAGGTATCCGCCGTGAGGATGACCGGGGGCGGACGTTGCGTGGAGCTGCAGTCTTCCTCGTCCGTCACCACCACCACCAGCAACCGCGCCCCGTCCCTCAGAAATCCCTTGTTCCCTCCCTGTTCCAGTGGGACGCCCGCCACCCCGGGGTCGGCCACCGCCAGCCGGACGGCCTCGAAGGGCGTCTCCTGGCCGCTGCCCCTGATTCCTTGCACCACCAGCCTCCGGAACTTCTCCAGCAGCTCCGGATCCGCGCCCTCGATGTACTTCTCGGCGCTTGGCTCACCGCCTGGGGTGGGAACGGGCCTCAGGTGCCCACTTTCCTCCGGATAGAAGTCGACCGCCCCCACGGTTCGCACATACACGGACGTGGTGATGACCCCCACCCGGAAGTCCTGAGCCACCCCCCCACCCTGGCGCAGCTGCTCCAGGAAGGCCGGTAGCTCGGTGGCAATCGCCTCCTGCTCCTCTTTCATCGAGCCCGAGTTGTCGATCACGAACAGGATGTCCGTCTTCTGCGGGGGGATGACCGGCGCCTCGGCCTGGCACTTTCCGGGAACTCCCGAGCCCGGCCGATCCACCGGAGAGTCACATGCCGCCCCCCACCCCAAGAGGGCGGACAACAGGACGATTCGAGCAGGAACTTGGACCCTCACGTGGGCTCCTCCGGCGGGCACGGCGCAGCAGGATGCGCCGCATTAAGAAAGAATGGGGCCCAGCATGCCCCACCTGCCGCTCGGCGGCGAGCAACCGTCTGACACCCGACTGACCCCCCACTCCTGGGTGGAAAAATGCACGCTGCGTTTGCCATGGCCGTTTTGGTTGCTACGTTGGGTCAACCGTCACAGAAGAACATCCTAGGTGTTCAACAGTCCGATACCCCATCGGACGCTTTGAGGAACGAACCGAATGTCTGACGACAAGAAGAAAGGCGCATCGGCCAGCGCCATGCCGACGGCCATGGCCCCCCCGGGCCTCATCAACAAGGAGGACATTCCCCAGGTTCTCCCCATCCTGCCCCTGCGCAACTCCGTCTTCTTCCCCGGGGGCGTGCTCCCCCTGGCGGTGGGTCGTCAGAAGACCATCGCGCTCATCAAGGACGCGGTGCGCGACGATCAGGTCATCGGTGTCGTCACGCAGCGCCGCGCCGAGGAAGAGGATCCGGGCGCCTCGGACCTCTACACCATGGGCACTGTTGCCCGCATCGTGAAGCTTCTGAAGATGGGCGAGGACAACTACTCGCTCGTCGTCCAGGGTCTGGCGCGCTTCCGCGTGCTGGAGCTGGTGCAGGAGGCCCCCTACCTCAAGGCCCGCGTGGATGCCGTCGAGGACAAGACGTCGGCGGAGAACGTCGAGGTCGAGGCGCTCGGCATCAACCTGAAGAAGCTGGCGCGCGAAGTCATCGAGCTGATGCCGGAGCTGCCCGCGGCGGCCACCGAGCTGGTGGAGTCCATCACCCACCCCGGCCACCTGGCGGACCTCATCGCCGCCAACGTGGACGTGCCCATCGAGGAGAAGCAGGCCGTCCTGGAGACGGTGGACCTCAAGGCGCGCATGAAGCTCGTGCTGGAGCTGCTCAACCGCAAGCGCGAGATCCTCAAGCTCTCCAACAAGATCGACTCCGCCGTGAAGGGCGAGATGTCGAAGACCCAGCGCGAGTACTACCTGCGCCAGCAGCTCAAGGCGATCAAGGAAGAGCTCGGCGAGATGGGCGAGGAGGAGGAGGAGCTCGACGAGCTGCAGGAGCGCCTGAAGAAGGCCGGCCTGCCTCCGGACGTGGAGAAGGTGGCCCAGAAGGAGCTCAACCGCCTGAAGACGATCCCGGCGGCCTCCAGCGAGTACACCGTCGCCCGCACCTACCTGGATTGGATCGCCGATCTGCCGTGGTCGAAGATCTCCGAAGACAACCTCGACATCGAGAACGCGCGCCAGGTGCTGGACAAGGACCACTACGGCATCAAGAAGGTCAAGAAGCGCATCCTCGAGTACCTGGCCGTGCGCAAGCTGAAGAACGACATGCGCGGCCCCATCCTCTGCCTGGTGGGCCCTCCGGGTGTCGGTAAGACGTCGCTCGGCCAGAGCGTCGCCAAGGCCACCGGCCGCAAGTTCGTGCGCCTGTCGCTGGGCGGCGTGCGGGACGAGGCGGAAATCCGGGGCCACCGGCGCACCTACGTCGGCGCGCTGCCGGGCCGCTTCATCCAGAGCATGAAGAAGTCCGGGATGAAGAACCCGGTGATGATGCTCGACGAGATCGACAAGCTGGGCGCGGACTTCCGCGGCGACCCGAGCGCGGCGCTGCTGGAGGTGCTGG encodes the following:
- the lon gene encoding endopeptidase La, yielding MSDDKKKGASASAMPTAMAPPGLINKEDIPQVLPILPLRNSVFFPGGVLPLAVGRQKTIALIKDAVRDDQVIGVVTQRRAEEEDPGASDLYTMGTVARIVKLLKMGEDNYSLVVQGLARFRVLELVQEAPYLKARVDAVEDKTSAENVEVEALGINLKKLAREVIELMPELPAAATELVESITHPGHLADLIAANVDVPIEEKQAVLETVDLKARMKLVLELLNRKREILKLSNKIDSAVKGEMSKTQREYYLRQQLKAIKEELGEMGEEEEELDELQERLKKAGLPPDVEKVAQKELNRLKTIPAASSEYTVARTYLDWIADLPWSKISEDNLDIENARQVLDKDHYGIKKVKKRILEYLAVRKLKNDMRGPILCLVGPPGVGKTSLGQSVAKATGRKFVRLSLGGVRDEAEIRGHRRTYVGALPGRFIQSMKKSGMKNPVMMLDEIDKLGADFRGDPSAALLEVLDPEQNNSFSDHYLDVPFDLSKVMFIATANQLDPIPGPLRDRMEIIELTGYTFEEKQSIARIHLVPKQLREHGLSSDHIDVTDEALLTLTTSYTREAGVRNLERRIADLCRAVAVEVAGGKMDKQTINGERVKEILGPETYYSEVAERTEVPGVATGLAWTAAGGDLLFIEATKMAGKGGMTLTGQLGDVMKESATAALSYLRSKAEALGISPNFLEKTDLHLHFPAGSIPKDGPSAGVTILTALTSLMTGIRVRSDTAMTGEATLRGLVLPVGGIKEKVLAAHRAGIKRVILPERCRKDLVDVPDQAKKELEFIFVTHMDEVLKAALETPPFKTPAGSSSGGEQPQTPLPGAAADGSAPEIRADGMRN
- a CDS encoding vWA domain-containing protein, with translation MRVQVPARIVLLSALLGWGAACDSPVDRPGSGVPGKCQAEAPVIPPQKTDILFVIDNSGSMKEEQEAIATELPAFLEQLRQGGGVAQDFRVGVITTSVYVRTVGAVDFYPEESGHLRPVPTPGGEPSAEKYIEGADPELLEKFRRLVVQGIRGSGQETPFEAVRLAVADPGVAGVPLEQGGNKGFLRDGARLLVVVVTDEEDCSSTQRPPPVILTADTSRDLCSEQADTLTSVDEYFQIFQSLRDGRGASREVLWATIGPVGLSTKEAKLIKDTSQGTTYVRNVDCPTSYGPGIRQRAMAERFNSTLANLDSICKANYRESLVSIAALAAISQSVEVMNIPDPLLAQVLVSRGDGTVQKCSVAGGDLRYDASGEDRPARLFFLGNCLRKADDQAVEVKLLCAE
- a CDS encoding ImuA family protein — encoded protein: MSAAAEDRTGAVVEQLRERIRQLQAAPRSSLATLRTGVEEIDALLPSGGFPLGQALELCGEMASGRTSLALRAVAAAHQERRLCAWVDGPRELYPPAAAAMGVDLARLLIVRPKAPAQLAWTAVQLARSGAFACVVLDLSLGLAAGGPGKASGVRLSLAEGKKLADAAFRGGSLLLLLSSPSAPADGVTRLRTESEGADHLSVEVVRSRQGGLGTRAVLPWHALYPALGTEEAGALRLAEELPPGEEDSMPEFYRGRSWERRNGVCGIQGQRPGRDAAMPSFRSRLGGGPASN
- a CDS encoding Y-family DNA polymerase, whose product is MRWGYLHFARFPAQRKVIESPGLAGKPFALVEEVRGQRRVAFASTSALKAGARAGMTLTAANALEPALQHFAYRAEDEARALSSLGEALLCVAPAFQLASPEGLWFDASAAPLFGGEEGLCLRVLEVCSGHGYRGRAVVASELFTSQALARHGTRPLQVVAAGESALALASLPLLALEEPSRAPFTALGFSTLGEVAALPVGAVTARGGAEGLRAHTLCQGRDDTPFVAAVLEELLEERMTLEWPAESFEPLQFALKTVLDRLCARLAGRRRAAVQLTFALQLDPRGQVELPLTLARPSARSKLLLDLARHRLSDLKLENPVAALSIRVEEHSEDRGQQLALGDAPEGDAALEVVLSRLATTLGEGSLFCAALEAVHRPEQAYVARAFRPPAATRSMAGELLPKEEVEVPVDEAFRERPSRLLEAPATLDAEVTESGELLAAWLLGRRRRVTAMAGPERLSGEWWAETPFSRDYYRVHFEGLGPAWVFRDARDGRFYLQGLFD